Proteins from a genomic interval of Zingiber officinale cultivar Zhangliang chromosome 2A, Zo_v1.1, whole genome shotgun sequence:
- the LOC122043048 gene encoding putative RNA-binding protein Luc7-like 2 isoform X2, whose amino-acid sequence MLPCLGSLFCLYIEKMDMGPCPKIHSLQLRKDYEEGKAKGEHNYDRELEDMIERLIVECERKIQRALKRLEDEDATAAVAISVSKVTQTPEVMELSKQIKEKLKEADAFDFEGKTDSKIRVMELVEELKAQRADKQSVLLLDAFNVDRASLSLPNPNPSQLPSLPVVNPPDPRTQEMINEKLKKAEDLGERGMIDEAQKALEEAEALKKLGVRQEPVQEPSKYSAADVRITDQKLRVCDICGAFLSVYDNDRRLADHFGGKLHLGYIQIREKLAELQEERNKKRKVDRTEDDRRSKERSRDHKRSGSKDRDVERDTRVDNRDRGREYDRRSRDQDRHDRDRRDRDRESDQSRSYNSRSRRSRSRSKDRTRDYDRHRRHGRY is encoded by the exons ATGCTACCTTGCCTTGGGAGTCTATTTTGTTTGTATATTGAG AAAATGGACATGGGTCCTTGTCCAAAGATTCACTCCTTGCAGCTGAGAAAAGA CTATGAAGAAGGAAAAGCAAAAGGTGAACATAATTATGATAGAGAACTCGAAGATATGATAGAACGACTTATTGTTGAGTGTGAACGAAAAATTCAAAGAGCCCTCAAGCGTCTTGAGGATGAGGATGCTACGGCTGCCGTGGCAATATCTGTATCTAAGGTCACACAG ACACCTGAAGTCATGGAACTTTCAAAGCAAATAAAAGAGAAACTCAAGGAAGCTGATGCATTTG ATTTTGAAGGAAAGACTGACAGTAAAATACGAGTAATGGAATTGGTTGAAGAGCTCAAAGCCCAAAGAGCTGACAAACAG TCCGTTCTTCTTCTTGATGCTTTCAACGTAGACAGGGCTTCTCTATCACTTCCCAATCCAAATCCTTCTCAACTACCATCCTTGCCTGTCGTCAATCCTCCAGATCCTCGTACACAAGAAATGATAAATGAAAAACTTAAGAAAGCAGAGGATCTTG GTGAGAGGGGAATGATAGATGAGGCTCAAAAAGCTCTAGAAGAAGCAGAGGCTCTGAAAAag CTTGGCGTTCGACAGGAGCCAGTCCAAGAACCATCAAAGTATAGTGCTGCTGATGTTAGAATT ACTGATCAGAAATTGCGTGTTTGTGACATTTGTGGAGCATTCTTGAGTGTCTATGACAA TGATCGTCGATTGGCAGATCATTTTGGGGGGAAACTTCACCTTGGATATATTCAAATCCGTGAAAAACTAGCGGAACTCCAG GAAGAGAGAAACAAAAAGCGGAAGGTCGATCGGACTGAAGATGATAGAAG ATCGAAAGAACGAAGTAGGGATCATAAGAGGTCTGGAAGCAAGGATCGAGATGTTGAGAGAGACACTCGAGTTGATAATCGAGATAGAGGAAGAGAATATGACCGTCGAAGCAGGGACCAGGATCGGCACGATAGAGATCGTAGGGATCGAGATAGAGAATCAGACCAGTCTCGTAGCTACAATTCAAGGAGTAGGCGATCACGTTCTCGCTCAAAGGATCGCACTAGAGATTATGATCGGCATAG GCGTCATGGAAGGTACTGA
- the LOC122043048 gene encoding putative RNA-binding protein Luc7-like 2 isoform X1, which yields MDAIRKQLDVLMGANRNGDVTEVNRKYHDRDVCRLFLCGLCPHDLFQLTKMDMGPCPKIHSLQLRKDYEEGKAKGEHNYDRELEDMIERLIVECERKIQRALKRLEDEDATAAVAISVSKVTQTPEVMELSKQIKEKLKEADAFDFEGKTDSKIRVMELVEELKAQRADKQSVLLLDAFNVDRASLSLPNPNPSQLPSLPVVNPPDPRTQEMINEKLKKAEDLGERGMIDEAQKALEEAEALKKLGVRQEPVQEPSKYSAADVRITDQKLRVCDICGAFLSVYDNDRRLADHFGGKLHLGYIQIREKLAELQEERNKKRKVDRTEDDRRSKERSRDHKRSGSKDRDVERDTRVDNRDRGREYDRRSRDQDRHDRDRRDRDRESDQSRSYNSRSRRSRSRSKDRTRDYDRHRRHGRY from the exons ATGGACGCCATCCGGAAGCAGCTCGATGTTCTCATGGGGGCCAATCGCAACGGAGACGTGACGGAGGTGAACCGCAAGTACCATGACCGCGACGTCTGCCGCCTATTCTTGTGCGGGCTTTGCCCCCACGACCTCTTCCAACTCACG AAAATGGACATGGGTCCTTGTCCAAAGATTCACTCCTTGCAGCTGAGAAAAGA CTATGAAGAAGGAAAAGCAAAAGGTGAACATAATTATGATAGAGAACTCGAAGATATGATAGAACGACTTATTGTTGAGTGTGAACGAAAAATTCAAAGAGCCCTCAAGCGTCTTGAGGATGAGGATGCTACGGCTGCCGTGGCAATATCTGTATCTAAGGTCACACAG ACACCTGAAGTCATGGAACTTTCAAAGCAAATAAAAGAGAAACTCAAGGAAGCTGATGCATTTG ATTTTGAAGGAAAGACTGACAGTAAAATACGAGTAATGGAATTGGTTGAAGAGCTCAAAGCCCAAAGAGCTGACAAACAG TCCGTTCTTCTTCTTGATGCTTTCAACGTAGACAGGGCTTCTCTATCACTTCCCAATCCAAATCCTTCTCAACTACCATCCTTGCCTGTCGTCAATCCTCCAGATCCTCGTACACAAGAAATGATAAATGAAAAACTTAAGAAAGCAGAGGATCTTG GTGAGAGGGGAATGATAGATGAGGCTCAAAAAGCTCTAGAAGAAGCAGAGGCTCTGAAAAag CTTGGCGTTCGACAGGAGCCAGTCCAAGAACCATCAAAGTATAGTGCTGCTGATGTTAGAATT ACTGATCAGAAATTGCGTGTTTGTGACATTTGTGGAGCATTCTTGAGTGTCTATGACAA TGATCGTCGATTGGCAGATCATTTTGGGGGGAAACTTCACCTTGGATATATTCAAATCCGTGAAAAACTAGCGGAACTCCAG GAAGAGAGAAACAAAAAGCGGAAGGTCGATCGGACTGAAGATGATAGAAG ATCGAAAGAACGAAGTAGGGATCATAAGAGGTCTGGAAGCAAGGATCGAGATGTTGAGAGAGACACTCGAGTTGATAATCGAGATAGAGGAAGAGAATATGACCGTCGAAGCAGGGACCAGGATCGGCACGATAGAGATCGTAGGGATCGAGATAGAGAATCAGACCAGTCTCGTAGCTACAATTCAAGGAGTAGGCGATCACGTTCTCGCTCAAAGGATCGCACTAGAGATTATGATCGGCATAG GCGTCATGGAAGGTACTGA
- the LOC122043050 gene encoding flowering time control protein FPA-like isoform X2, producing MPIDKSAVVSSDHCRPSSAKDPESSESASNTLWVGQLSAETTDSDLMSIFSKHGALDCTTMRSARNYTFMYFRQDEEAKAAKEALQGYVIHGSAIRIEFAKPPRAAKQIWVGGFSSAISKEQLEEEFMQFGKIEEYRFFRDRNSAIIEYYKLDDAIAAHKNMNGKKFAGQQLLVDFLRSQPPRREWPDRQDLRNGHLGNVRSLPFERVRNFYSSSLGPKWDMPHGVLQDGPPSNVLCIRYPPPVQIDEKMLHNAMILFGEIEMIKSFPSGHYSLVVFRSIDEARRAKDGLQGRLFNDPRIQILYSNSELALPGPGRLIAPNNLLDLLHANRSFGPQGPNLRHELGLFQDIRSMPDGWDGDDVRNPKRIRLDSPPSDDDFRQRRISSTKEEQLFLLPRQDRSASNHSQLGPHLHSSDKDYIWRGVIAKGGTHVCYARCVPIGKGIDSPMPSVVNCSARTGLDMLTKHCAEATDFEVVFFLPDSEEDFASYTEFLRYLGLKNRAGVAKLEDGTTLFLVPPSDLLTKVLGVNGPERLYGVVLNMPQQPPAAVVQQSQQIDQEEPNFQKTNNFVHHNEDQTLRGDYYQSLHDEVVRRSAVEKFPLAQGDEQHMARPASLNQDNNVAVATSQLKATLTPDLIATLASLIPSNNQSSASGAAQLPSNLIVRPTSSYTSTPFQSQRQENQMALSLNSMEQQKQSPHFGQDFNSQAPPVSQFPPFTTIQIQNPTLTMPQAPAVSTNLLNNYEISHRGQFSATQNNQLYQFDNTHSNHDNYGSLTTTNVADSFSSSVQQQPRIGSLSAHSLIGNMPQHQPALSISNEKGNPELPNQGQQLQNILPSSTQGTSQGDADKNQRYQSTLQFAANLLLQIQQQQQVNASAPTGSGTHQ from the exons ATGCCGATCGACAAGTCTGCTGTTGTTTCTTCCGACCACTGCCGCCCATCGTCTGCCAAGGATCCGGAGAGCAGTGAGTCCGCCTCGAATACCCTCTGGGTGGGGCAACTCTCCGCCGAAACCACCGATTCGGATCTGATGtccatcttctccaagcatggcGCCTTGGATTGCACCACCATGCGCTCGGCGAGGAACTACACCTTCATGTACTTCCGGCAAGACGAGGAAGCCAAGGCTGCAAAGGAAGCCCTCCAAGGGTACGTGATCCACGGGAGCGCCATCAGGATCGAGTTTGCCAAACCG CCAAGAGCAGCTAAGCAGATTTGGGTTGGTGGGTTTAGCTCAGCTATAAGTAAGGAGCAACTTGAGGAAGAGTTTATGCAGTTTGGTAAGATTGAAGAGTACAGATTTTTCAGGGATCGAAATTCAGCTATTATTGAATATTATAAGTTAGATGATGCAATTGCCGCTCACAAAAATATGAATGGAAAGAAGTTTGCTGGTCAACAGCTACTTGTTGATTTTCTACGGTCTCAACCTCCTAGAAGG GAGTGGCCTGACCGCCAGGATTTGAGGAATGGACACCTGGGCAACGTAAGATCTTTGCCATTCGAGAGAGTGAGAAATTTTTATAGTTCTTCCCTTGGGCCTAAGTGGGATATG CCTCATGGAGTGCTCCAAGATGGCCCTCCAAGCAATGTTCTTTGCATAAGATATCCACCTCCTGTTCAGATTGATGAGAAGATGCTTCACAATGCCATGATTCTTTTTGGCGAAATTGAAATGATAAAATCCTTTCCTTCTGGACACTATTCTCTTGTGGTGTTCAGAAGTATTGATGAAGCTAGGCGTGCAAAAGATGGTTTACAGGGTCGTCTGTTTAACGATCCTAGGATACAGATACTCTATTCCAACAGTGAACTTGCTCTACCGG GTCCTGGTCGTCTGATTGCCCCGAATAATTTGCTTGACCTCCTGCATGCCAATAGGTCATTTGGGCCACAAGGACCAAATCTCCGTCATGAACTTG GTTTGTTTCAAGATATCCGATCCATGCCTGATGGATGGGATGGAGATGATGTGAGAAACCCGAAGAGGATTAGGCTGGATAGTCCTCCCAGCGATGATGATTTTCGTCAAAGGAGGATTAGCAGCACTAAGGAGGAGCAActatttttgttacctcgtcaagATAGAAGTGCTTCTAATCATAGTCAACTTGGTCCTCACTTACACTCTTCTGATAAAGACTACATTTGGCGTGGTGTTATTGCTAAAGGAGGAACACATGTTTGTTATGCTCGCTGTGTACCAATAGGAAAGGGCATCGACTCTCCAAT GCCAAGTGTCGTCAACTGCTCGGCTAGAACTGGATTAGATATGCTCACAAAACATTGTGCTGAGGCAACCGATTTTGAGGTCGTTTTCTTTTTACCTGACAGCGAAGAGGACTTTGCCTCTTACACAGAGTTCTTAAGGTACCTAGGCCTAAAAAATCGAGCTGGGGTTGCAAAGCTTGAAGATGGTACAACTCTATTTTTGGTACCACCGTCGGATTTATTGACCAAGGTATTGGGTGTGAATGGTCCTGAACGCCTGTATGGTGTTGTTCTAAACATGCCCCAGCAGCCACCTGCTGCAGTTGTGCAACAATCACAACAGATTGATCAGGAAGAACCTAATTTCCAGAAAACTAACAATTTTGTCCACCACAATGAAGATCAGACACTAAGAGGTGATTATTATCAGTCTCTGCATGATGAAGTGGTACGACGTTCTGCTGTTGAAAAATTCCCACTAGCTCAGGGAGATGAGCAACACATGGCGCGACCAGCTTCACTAAACCAAGATAACAATGTTGCTGTTGCAACGTCGCAGTTGAAGGCTACCTTAACTCCTGATTTAATAGCTACTTTAGCTTCTCTTATACCCAGCAACAATCAATCATCAGCTTCTGGTGCTGCTCAGTTGCCATCCAACTTGATTGTCAGACCTACTTCATCCTATACTTCTACTCCATTTCAGAGTCAGAGACAAGAGAACCAAATGGCTCTTTCTCTTAATTcgatggagcaacagaaacagtcACCACATTTCGGACAAGATTTCAATAGCCAGGCACCTCCAGTCTCCCAATTTCCACCATTCACGACTATCCAAATTCAAAATCCTACTCTTACCATGCCACAAGCCCCTGCTGTTTCAACCAATCTGTTGAATAACTACGAAATCTCACACCGGGGACAGTTTTCTGCCACCCAGAACAATCAACTTTATCAGTTCGACAACACTCACAGTAATCATGACAACTACGGAAGTTTAACTACAACAAACGTTGCtgattcattttcttcttcggtTCAGCAGCAACCGAGAATTGGTTCATTGTCTGCTCATAGTTTAATTGGAAATATGCCTCAGCACCAACCTGCTTTGTCAATTTCGAATGAAAAAGGGAATCCGGAGCTTCCTAATCAAGGGCAGCAGTTACAAAACATATTACCAAGTTCAACCCAGGGCACATCCCAAGGTGATGCTGACAAGAACCAGCGGTATCAGTCAACCCTTCAGTTTGCTGCTAATTTGCTTCTCCAAATTCAACAGCAGCAGCAGGTAAATGCTAGCGCACCAACAGGATCTGGAACCCATCAGTGA
- the LOC122043050 gene encoding flowering time control protein FPA-like isoform X1, whose protein sequence is MPIDKSAVVSSDHCRPSSAKDPESSESASNTLWVGQLSAETTDSDLMSIFSKHGALDCTTMRSARNYTFMYFRQDEEAKAAKEALQGYVIHGSAIRIEFAKPPRAAKQIWVGGFSSAISKEQLEEEFMQFGKIEEYRFFRDRNSAIIEYYKLDDAIAAHKNMNGKKFAGQQLLVDFLRSQPPRREWPDRQDLRNGHLGNVRSLPFERVRNFYSSSLGPKWDMPHGVLQDGPPSNVLCIRYPPPVQIDEKMLHNAMILFGEIEMIKSFPSGHYSLVVFRSIDEARRAKDGLQGRLFNDPRIQILYSNSELALPGPGRLIAPNNLLDLLHANRSFGPQGPNLRHELGILHPNLLEVDASKSIPWTYRPPSALGILPFPPGLFQDIRSMPDGWDGDDVRNPKRIRLDSPPSDDDFRQRRISSTKEEQLFLLPRQDRSASNHSQLGPHLHSSDKDYIWRGVIAKGGTHVCYARCVPIGKGIDSPMPSVVNCSARTGLDMLTKHCAEATDFEVVFFLPDSEEDFASYTEFLRYLGLKNRAGVAKLEDGTTLFLVPPSDLLTKVLGVNGPERLYGVVLNMPQQPPAAVVQQSQQIDQEEPNFQKTNNFVHHNEDQTLRGDYYQSLHDEVVRRSAVEKFPLAQGDEQHMARPASLNQDNNVAVATSQLKATLTPDLIATLASLIPSNNQSSASGAAQLPSNLIVRPTSSYTSTPFQSQRQENQMALSLNSMEQQKQSPHFGQDFNSQAPPVSQFPPFTTIQIQNPTLTMPQAPAVSTNLLNNYEISHRGQFSATQNNQLYQFDNTHSNHDNYGSLTTTNVADSFSSSVQQQPRIGSLSAHSLIGNMPQHQPALSISNEKGNPELPNQGQQLQNILPSSTQGTSQGDADKNQRYQSTLQFAANLLLQIQQQQQVNASAPTGSGTHQ, encoded by the exons ATGCCGATCGACAAGTCTGCTGTTGTTTCTTCCGACCACTGCCGCCCATCGTCTGCCAAGGATCCGGAGAGCAGTGAGTCCGCCTCGAATACCCTCTGGGTGGGGCAACTCTCCGCCGAAACCACCGATTCGGATCTGATGtccatcttctccaagcatggcGCCTTGGATTGCACCACCATGCGCTCGGCGAGGAACTACACCTTCATGTACTTCCGGCAAGACGAGGAAGCCAAGGCTGCAAAGGAAGCCCTCCAAGGGTACGTGATCCACGGGAGCGCCATCAGGATCGAGTTTGCCAAACCG CCAAGAGCAGCTAAGCAGATTTGGGTTGGTGGGTTTAGCTCAGCTATAAGTAAGGAGCAACTTGAGGAAGAGTTTATGCAGTTTGGTAAGATTGAAGAGTACAGATTTTTCAGGGATCGAAATTCAGCTATTATTGAATATTATAAGTTAGATGATGCAATTGCCGCTCACAAAAATATGAATGGAAAGAAGTTTGCTGGTCAACAGCTACTTGTTGATTTTCTACGGTCTCAACCTCCTAGAAGG GAGTGGCCTGACCGCCAGGATTTGAGGAATGGACACCTGGGCAACGTAAGATCTTTGCCATTCGAGAGAGTGAGAAATTTTTATAGTTCTTCCCTTGGGCCTAAGTGGGATATG CCTCATGGAGTGCTCCAAGATGGCCCTCCAAGCAATGTTCTTTGCATAAGATATCCACCTCCTGTTCAGATTGATGAGAAGATGCTTCACAATGCCATGATTCTTTTTGGCGAAATTGAAATGATAAAATCCTTTCCTTCTGGACACTATTCTCTTGTGGTGTTCAGAAGTATTGATGAAGCTAGGCGTGCAAAAGATGGTTTACAGGGTCGTCTGTTTAACGATCCTAGGATACAGATACTCTATTCCAACAGTGAACTTGCTCTACCGG GTCCTGGTCGTCTGATTGCCCCGAATAATTTGCTTGACCTCCTGCATGCCAATAGGTCATTTGGGCCACAAGGACCAAATCTCCGTCATGAACTTGGTATTCTTCATCCAAATCTCCTTGAGGTTGATGCTAGCAAATCTATACCTTGGACATATCGGCCCCCTTCAGCACTAGGAATTCTTCCTTTTCCTCCAGGTTTGTTTCAAGATATCCGATCCATGCCTGATGGATGGGATGGAGATGATGTGAGAAACCCGAAGAGGATTAGGCTGGATAGTCCTCCCAGCGATGATGATTTTCGTCAAAGGAGGATTAGCAGCACTAAGGAGGAGCAActatttttgttacctcgtcaagATAGAAGTGCTTCTAATCATAGTCAACTTGGTCCTCACTTACACTCTTCTGATAAAGACTACATTTGGCGTGGTGTTATTGCTAAAGGAGGAACACATGTTTGTTATGCTCGCTGTGTACCAATAGGAAAGGGCATCGACTCTCCAAT GCCAAGTGTCGTCAACTGCTCGGCTAGAACTGGATTAGATATGCTCACAAAACATTGTGCTGAGGCAACCGATTTTGAGGTCGTTTTCTTTTTACCTGACAGCGAAGAGGACTTTGCCTCTTACACAGAGTTCTTAAGGTACCTAGGCCTAAAAAATCGAGCTGGGGTTGCAAAGCTTGAAGATGGTACAACTCTATTTTTGGTACCACCGTCGGATTTATTGACCAAGGTATTGGGTGTGAATGGTCCTGAACGCCTGTATGGTGTTGTTCTAAACATGCCCCAGCAGCCACCTGCTGCAGTTGTGCAACAATCACAACAGATTGATCAGGAAGAACCTAATTTCCAGAAAACTAACAATTTTGTCCACCACAATGAAGATCAGACACTAAGAGGTGATTATTATCAGTCTCTGCATGATGAAGTGGTACGACGTTCTGCTGTTGAAAAATTCCCACTAGCTCAGGGAGATGAGCAACACATGGCGCGACCAGCTTCACTAAACCAAGATAACAATGTTGCTGTTGCAACGTCGCAGTTGAAGGCTACCTTAACTCCTGATTTAATAGCTACTTTAGCTTCTCTTATACCCAGCAACAATCAATCATCAGCTTCTGGTGCTGCTCAGTTGCCATCCAACTTGATTGTCAGACCTACTTCATCCTATACTTCTACTCCATTTCAGAGTCAGAGACAAGAGAACCAAATGGCTCTTTCTCTTAATTcgatggagcaacagaaacagtcACCACATTTCGGACAAGATTTCAATAGCCAGGCACCTCCAGTCTCCCAATTTCCACCATTCACGACTATCCAAATTCAAAATCCTACTCTTACCATGCCACAAGCCCCTGCTGTTTCAACCAATCTGTTGAATAACTACGAAATCTCACACCGGGGACAGTTTTCTGCCACCCAGAACAATCAACTTTATCAGTTCGACAACACTCACAGTAATCATGACAACTACGGAAGTTTAACTACAACAAACGTTGCtgattcattttcttcttcggtTCAGCAGCAACCGAGAATTGGTTCATTGTCTGCTCATAGTTTAATTGGAAATATGCCTCAGCACCAACCTGCTTTGTCAATTTCGAATGAAAAAGGGAATCCGGAGCTTCCTAATCAAGGGCAGCAGTTACAAAACATATTACCAAGTTCAACCCAGGGCACATCCCAAGGTGATGCTGACAAGAACCAGCGGTATCAGTCAACCCTTCAGTTTGCTGCTAATTTGCTTCTCCAAATTCAACAGCAGCAGCAGGTAAATGCTAGCGCACCAACAGGATCTGGAACCCATCAGTGA